Within the Candidatus Melainabacteria bacterium RIFOXYA2_FULL_32_9 genome, the region TAAGATCAGCAAGTAAAGGATTGTAAGATGACTACTAAATATATTTTTGTAACGGGTGGAGTTGTTAGTTCACTAGGTAAAGGGATAGTTGCAGCATCATTAGGTAACCTCTTAAGAGCAAGAGGATATTCAGTTACAATACAGAAATTTGACCCTTATATAAATGTTGATCCGGGAACTATGAGCCCTTTTCAACATGGAGAAGTTTTTGTCACTGATGATGGCGCAGAAACAGACTTGGACTTAGGACACTATGAGAGATTTACAAATACAAATCTTGAAAAAATTAATAATGTAACTGCTGGAAGCATTTATTTAAGTGTTATTACCAAAGAAAGAAAAGGTGATTATCTGGGAGCTACAGTTCAAACAATCCCACATATTACAAACGAAATTAAAAGCAGATTAAAAGAAGCTGCAAAACATAAACCTGACTTCCTAATTGCTGAAATAGGGGGTACTGTAGGTGACATCGAAGGCCTCCCATTCTTAGAAGCTATCAGACAATTTAAAACTGAAGCAGGACACGGAAATACTGTGTTCATTCACGTTACTCTGGTTCCATACTTAAATGTTTCCGGTGAATTAAAAACAAAACCATCGCAGCATAGTGTAATTACACTTAGAAGTATTGGTATACAACCTGATATTTTAGTATGCAGGACACAAAGACCAATACCAAAATCTGAAAGAAAGAAATTAGCTTTATTTACAAGCGTTCCTGTAGAAGCTGTGATTGAATGTAAAGATTTAAAATCGATTTATGAGGTTCCTATAGCTCTTGCAGAAGAAGGTTTGGACAAAGAAGTTCTAAAAATATTACATATTGAAAACACTGAACCAGAGCTAGAACCCTGGAAAGAACTTTTAACAAAAATTAAAAACCCAACACATACTGTTAAAATCGCAATTGCCGGAAAATACACTAAACTTTCTGATGCTTATATATCTGTAGTAGAAGCATTGAAGCATGCTGGAGCTGCTGTTGGCGCAAGTATCGAGCTTAAATGGATATCATCTGAAGATTGTGTAGACTATAAAAAGGCAAAAGAAGCTCTGTGCGATGTTGATGGAATTGTTGTTCCAGGTGGTTTTGGTATACGGGGCATCGAAGGTAAAGTTAATGTTATCAGGGTTGCAAGAGAGTCTAATATTCCATTTTTAGGATTATGTCTTGGCATGCAATGCGCGGTAATTGAATTTGCAAGAAATGTAGCAGGACTTAAGGAAGCCAATAGTTCTGAATTTACCCCGGAAACCTCACAACCAGTTATCGATTTAATGCCGGATCAGGAAGGATTTACTGATTACGGTGGAACCATGAGATTGGGTTCATATGAGTGTCATCTGTTAGAAAATTCTAAAACTATAAATGCTTATGGACAAGATATAATTTATGAGCGCCATAGACACAGATATGAAG harbors:
- a CDS encoding CTP synthase yields the protein MTTKYIFVTGGVVSSLGKGIVAASLGNLLRARGYSVTIQKFDPYINVDPGTMSPFQHGEVFVTDDGAETDLDLGHYERFTNTNLEKINNVTAGSIYLSVITKERKGDYLGATVQTIPHITNEIKSRLKEAAKHKPDFLIAEIGGTVGDIEGLPFLEAIRQFKTEAGHGNTVFIHVTLVPYLNVSGELKTKPSQHSVITLRSIGIQPDILVCRTQRPIPKSERKKLALFTSVPVEAVIECKDLKSIYEVPIALAEEGLDKEVLKILHIENTEPELEPWKELLTKIKNPTHTVKIAIAGKYTKLSDAYISVVEALKHAGAAVGASIELKWISSEDCVDYKKAKEALCDVDGIVVPGGFGIRGIEGKVNVIRVARESNIPFLGLCLGMQCAVIEFARNVAGLKEANSSEFTPETSQPVIDLMPDQEGFTDYGGTMRLGSYECHLLENSKTINAYGQDIIYERHRHRYEVNNEFRDILSNAGLVFSGLSPDKRLVEIIELPSHKWFVASQFHPEFKSRPQSPHPLFLGLLKAVIEDVKNDSKLTAATLKNN